In the genome of Leptospira licerasiae serovar Varillal str. VAR 010, one region contains:
- a CDS encoding Pr6Pr family membrane protein, translating to MQNSKLNVTLARLVFASTALVCFMGVLLELWYAYHHESSLPPNAGFTRTFGPGIGSLLNQFSFFTTQSNLILGITTLLLVFNLDRTSSAFHIWRLIGIIDITITGIVFNFVLQTVPKNDIIADTASHLEHDIAPIIAVIGWVIFGPAKTVTLRRILLASILPIAYAVFTLVRGAIIEWYPYNIMDVPRLGYSGVFINIVGIFVLFLLIAGFLAILDRLLSPKFGRISLPK from the coding sequence ATGCAAAATTCTAAACTGAATGTCACTCTGGCTCGCTTAGTATTCGCTTCTACCGCTCTAGTTTGTTTCATGGGAGTTCTATTGGAACTTTGGTATGCTTACCATCACGAATCCTCTCTTCCGCCAAACGCAGGTTTCACTCGCACATTCGGTCCAGGAATTGGCAGCTTACTTAATCAATTTTCATTTTTCACGACTCAGTCCAATTTGATCTTAGGGATCACTACTCTTCTTCTTGTATTCAATTTGGATCGGACCTCATCTGCTTTCCATATTTGGAGATTGATCGGGATCATAGATATTACTATCACTGGTATCGTCTTTAATTTCGTACTGCAGACCGTTCCTAAGAACGATATAATTGCAGATACTGCGAGTCATCTAGAGCACGATATTGCTCCTATCATAGCGGTAATCGGTTGGGTCATTTTCGGACCTGCAAAAACGGTAACACTTCGCAGAATTCTTTTAGCTTCGATCCTTCCGATAGCTTATGCGGTATTCACATTAGTTAGAGGTGCTATTATAGAATGGTATCCATATAATATTATGGATGTTCCTCGTTTAGGTTATTCAGGAGTTTTTATAAATATTGTCGGGATCTTCGTTCTGTTTTTATTGATCGCGGGATTTTTAGCGATCCTAGATAGACTTTTATCCCCTAAATTCGGAAGAATCTCTTTGCCAAAATAA
- a CDS encoding AraC family transcriptional regulator codes for MKEILKEIAELTIRATSQPTKTALPRILLIKGEVSEYQLAAIYEPMIGLVVQGGKTISIGERTIRFKAPSYFVISSDIPATGKVQQGKNGPYISLGLELDQDSILDLLNDLPKDPSEENGNKEFKACEASSEFLEAWLRMLRLLKTPEHIPALAPVYEREILYRTLLGPQGWRLRKFCQTQGKGPNIYPAIRWIRENYTATMEIKRLAERSRLGVTTFHRQFKQITGLSPVQFQKQLRLLEARKLLVHSDYSASRAAFEVGYESITQFNREYSRFFGDSPMRDASSLREKLALTNF; via the coding sequence ATGAAAGAAATCTTGAAAGAGATTGCCGAACTGACAATTCGCGCAACCTCTCAACCCACCAAGACCGCCCTTCCGAGAATATTACTCATAAAGGGAGAAGTATCCGAATATCAACTCGCCGCGATCTATGAGCCTATGATCGGATTAGTTGTCCAGGGAGGTAAAACAATCTCTATCGGAGAACGGACTATCCGATTTAAGGCACCTTCTTACTTTGTGATCTCTTCGGATATCCCTGCGACAGGAAAAGTGCAACAAGGCAAAAACGGACCTTATATATCCTTGGGCCTTGAGTTGGACCAAGACTCCATTCTGGATTTGTTGAATGACCTTCCTAAAGATCCTTCGGAAGAAAATGGAAATAAAGAATTTAAGGCATGTGAAGCTTCCTCAGAATTTTTGGAAGCTTGGCTAAGAATGCTCCGACTTCTGAAAACTCCGGAACATATCCCCGCACTCGCCCCAGTCTATGAAAGAGAAATATTATATAGAACTCTCCTTGGTCCGCAAGGATGGCGTTTGAGGAAATTCTGCCAAACCCAAGGCAAAGGACCGAATATCTATCCTGCAATTCGATGGATCAGAGAAAATTATACAGCCACCATGGAAATAAAACGTTTAGCAGAAAGATCCAGATTAGGGGTTACCACATTTCATAGACAATTTAAGCAGATCACAGGACTGAGCCCTGTCCAATTCCAAAAACAGCTTAGATTGCTCGAAGCAAGAAAACTTTTAGTCCATAGTGACTACTCTGCATCTCGTGCCGCCTTTGAAGTAGGATACGAAAGTATAACTCAATTCAATCGGGAATATTCCAGATTTTTCGGTGACTCTCCGATGAGAGATGCATCTAGCCTAAGAGAAAAATTAGCATTGACGAACTTTTAA
- a CDS encoding SDR family NAD(P)-dependent oxidoreductase has product MNIAIVTGASNGIGKNTAIELGKRGIGVILTYHSDRKGAEDVVKEVEKNGAKAVCLKLDLSQKSSFESFTELVKKNLEEIWNRKTFDYLVNNGGIGGGMPFTEITEGYFDQILDTNFKGPFFITQYLVRFMEDGGKIVNTSSSSSHGSFVGYSAYGASKAALTSWTKYLAKELSPRRIRVNAVSPGPTHTNLGGGAFDKYPEYIQPLADQTALGRIGSPDDIAKVIVNLLSDEFSWVTAQDLEVSGGFLL; this is encoded by the coding sequence ATGAATATAGCAATCGTCACAGGAGCAAGTAACGGGATCGGAAAAAATACCGCGATCGAATTAGGTAAAAGAGGGATCGGAGTGATCTTAACTTATCATTCGGATAGAAAAGGAGCGGAAGATGTTGTAAAGGAAGTGGAGAAGAATGGTGCAAAGGCTGTTTGCCTTAAATTGGATTTAAGTCAAAAGTCTTCTTTCGAAAGTTTTACCGAACTTGTAAAAAAGAATCTAGAAGAGATTTGGAATAGAAAAACTTTCGATTATTTAGTGAATAACGGAGGTATCGGAGGGGGAATGCCTTTCACAGAGATCACGGAAGGATATTTCGATCAGATACTGGACACGAATTTTAAAGGACCTTTCTTTATAACTCAATATCTTGTCCGATTTATGGAAGATGGCGGGAAAATTGTGAATACGTCCAGCTCATCCAGTCACGGATCTTTTGTAGGATATTCCGCTTATGGAGCTTCCAAAGCAGCTTTAACTTCTTGGACAAAGTATCTTGCGAAGGAGCTTTCTCCTAGAAGGATCAGAGTGAATGCGGTTTCTCCCGGTCCTACGCACACGAACCTTGGAGGTGGTGCCTTTGATAAATATCCGGAATACATCCAACCGTTAGCGGACCAGACTGCTCTGGGAAGAATAGGAAGTCCGGATGATATCGCTAAGGTGATCGTAAATTTATTGTCCGATGAGTTCTCTTGGGTAACTGCACAAGACCTAGAGGTTTCCGGAGGGTTTTTACTGTAA
- a CDS encoding A/G-specific adenine glycosylase encodes MRAGLKQKEVDLPAYEFDPKTNLKLRNWFLKEKRDLAFRKNRTPYSTWVSEIMLQQTRVAAMLPLYEKFMHRFPKPEDLAVAEEEEVFRYWQGLGYYSRAKNLLAGVQKLVNEFGGKFPKSLDDALSLPGVGPYTARAILSISYNLPFAVLDGNAKRVLSRLVMFKESGPKADPALQKIADSFLNLEFPGDHNEAVMELGARICIPKPLCNECPLQNDCLAYQNGVQERIPEMEKKKKEIPLNIRFYILKTEQGILLVRYPERRFFKTIYSLPFSFEGKNPYEADPVLDWTLKPADLGIKFKHSITHHKIQGFVSETGLDPRTEKKILENFRKIRPSIEIKYCNWKNLETEFPSSIAKKIKQTLAKDGAVLPGIEN; translated from the coding sequence ATGCGCGCAGGTCTGAAACAAAAAGAAGTCGATCTTCCGGCCTACGAATTCGATCCAAAAACGAATTTAAAGCTTAGAAATTGGTTCTTAAAAGAAAAGAGAGACCTGGCATTTCGAAAGAACAGAACTCCTTATTCGACTTGGGTAAGCGAGATCATGTTGCAACAGACAAGAGTTGCAGCAATGCTTCCTCTTTACGAAAAGTTTATGCATAGATTTCCAAAACCGGAAGATCTTGCGGTCGCGGAAGAAGAAGAAGTATTTCGTTATTGGCAAGGTCTGGGTTATTATTCCAGGGCTAAAAATCTTTTGGCTGGAGTTCAAAAACTCGTGAACGAGTTCGGTGGGAAGTTTCCCAAAAGTTTGGACGATGCTCTTTCTCTTCCTGGCGTTGGACCTTATACCGCCCGTGCTATTCTTTCTATTTCTTACAATCTACCTTTTGCCGTTTTGGATGGAAACGCGAAAAGAGTTCTTTCTCGTTTAGTCATGTTCAAAGAGTCGGGACCTAAAGCGGATCCGGCCTTGCAAAAAATTGCCGATTCTTTTTTGAACTTGGAATTTCCGGGAGATCATAACGAGGCAGTGATGGAATTGGGTGCCCGCATCTGTATTCCAAAACCTTTATGTAATGAATGTCCTCTTCAGAACGACTGCTTAGCCTATCAAAACGGGGTCCAAGAAAGGATTCCGGAGATGGAAAAGAAAAAAAAGGAAATCCCCTTAAATATTCGTTTCTATATCCTAAAAACCGAACAAGGAATATTACTCGTTCGTTATCCGGAGAGAAGGTTTTTTAAAACGATATATTCTTTACCTTTTTCATTCGAAGGAAAAAATCCTTATGAAGCGGATCCTGTTTTGGATTGGACTTTAAAACCAGCCGATCTCGGGATCAAATTTAAACATTCGATCACTCACCATAAGATCCAAGGTTTCGTTTCTGAAACGGGCCTGGATCCAAGAACGGAAAAAAAGATCCTGGAGAATTTTCGTAAAATTCGCCCTTCTATAGAGATCAAATACTGTAATTGGAAAAATTTGGAGACGGAGTTCCCTTCTTCCATTGCAAAAAAGATCAAACAGACCTTGGCTAAAGACGGAGCAGTCCTGCCGGGGATAGAAAATTAA
- a CDS encoding UbiD family decarboxylase produces MNIRSTSEFVKELSKKGELLEIKEEVDPILEIAEIQRRVVSKRGPAVLFSNVKGSKFSVATNLYGSENRIKIAFGEDPEKFIQKIAYTAKHLMPPTPKKVWEARSLAWTALKVGLRKVSKAPVLDSELQSTEELPALKSWPKDAGRFITLPLVYTESPKTGKGNLGMYRIQFHEPKLTGMHIQIHRGGGFHYSEAEAEGNALPAHIYVGGPPALTISAVAPLPEEISEFLLASLLLGERLKVIKNKKISPLPIVADADFALIGKIPPKIRRPEGPFGDHYGYYALKHDYPVFEVDKIFARKDAIWPATVVGRPPQEDHWIAEYLQHLLSPMFPIVMPQVKGIWAYEESGVHSLAAAIVKERYKKEAFMGALRILGEGQLSLTKFLIVTDQEVPLMDFKTTFLAALERFQPETDLHIFSNISQDTLDYTGPKVNEGSKAVLLGVGPKTQKLKPKITSNIKNSKFKNPKVYCPGVLVVSGPKYRKGDGALEVLRKEAIIQGFLFVFLVDNSEEATKSDHDFIWNVFTRFEPAADIFGDSKVVRNHISFQGPILVDSRLKTWYPPVLEEDARISKQVETRFGRLLDSL; encoded by the coding sequence ATGAACATTCGATCCACTTCCGAATTCGTAAAAGAACTTTCAAAAAAAGGAGAACTTTTGGAGATCAAAGAAGAAGTGGACCCTATTCTGGAGATCGCCGAGATCCAAAGAAGGGTAGTTTCCAAAAGAGGGCCTGCAGTTCTATTCTCGAATGTAAAAGGGTCCAAATTTTCCGTAGCTACTAATCTATACGGCTCGGAGAACCGGATCAAAATAGCGTTCGGAGAAGATCCCGAAAAGTTTATTCAAAAAATTGCATATACTGCAAAACATCTGATGCCTCCCACTCCTAAAAAAGTCTGGGAAGCAAGGTCTCTTGCCTGGACAGCTTTGAAAGTCGGATTACGAAAAGTAAGTAAGGCTCCCGTTCTTGATTCCGAGTTACAAAGCACAGAAGAATTGCCTGCCTTAAAATCCTGGCCTAAAGACGCGGGAAGATTTATCACATTACCGTTGGTCTATACGGAAAGCCCCAAAACCGGAAAAGGAAATTTGGGAATGTATCGCATCCAATTCCACGAGCCAAAACTCACCGGGATGCATATACAGATCCATAGGGGTGGTGGCTTTCATTATTCGGAAGCGGAAGCAGAGGGTAACGCACTACCTGCACATATTTATGTAGGAGGTCCGCCTGCGCTTACAATATCGGCAGTGGCCCCGCTTCCGGAAGAGATCAGTGAATTCCTTCTCGCCTCACTTTTATTGGGCGAAAGATTGAAAGTTATAAAAAACAAGAAGATCAGCCCACTTCCTATCGTTGCGGATGCGGACTTTGCGTTGATCGGAAAAATCCCTCCTAAGATCAGAAGACCGGAAGGTCCTTTCGGAGACCATTATGGATATTATGCTTTAAAACATGATTATCCAGTATTCGAGGTAGATAAAATTTTCGCACGTAAGGATGCGATTTGGCCCGCAACAGTTGTAGGACGTCCTCCGCAAGAAGACCACTGGATCGCAGAATATTTACAACATCTGCTATCTCCGATGTTCCCGATCGTGATGCCTCAGGTAAAAGGAATTTGGGCTTACGAAGAGTCCGGTGTACATTCCTTGGCGGCAGCTATCGTAAAAGAAAGATACAAAAAAGAAGCATTCATGGGCGCCCTTAGGATATTGGGAGAAGGACAACTATCTCTCACTAAATTCCTGATCGTGACCGACCAAGAAGTCCCGTTAATGGATTTTAAAACAACATTCCTTGCGGCTCTGGAAAGATTCCAACCGGAAACAGACCTACATATATTCTCTAATATTTCTCAAGACACTCTGGATTATACAGGACCGAAAGTGAATGAAGGAAGTAAGGCTGTTTTATTGGGAGTCGGACCTAAAACCCAAAAACTGAAACCTAAGATTACTTCAAATATTAAAAATTCTAAATTCAAAAATCCTAAAGTATATTGCCCTGGAGTTTTGGTTGTTTCCGGACCGAAATACAGAAAGGGGGATGGGGCCTTAGAGGTACTTCGCAAAGAAGCGATCATTCAAGGATTCTTATTTGTGTTCTTGGTGGATAATTCGGAAGAGGCCACAAAATCGGATCATGATTTTATCTGGAATGTATTCACAAGATTCGAACCTGCTGCGGATATCTTTGGAGATTCTAAAGTTGTGCGTAATCACATTTCTTTCCAAGGCCCGATACTTGTGGATTCTAGATTAAAAACTTGGTATCCACCTGTCCTAGAAGAAGACGCTAGGATCTCCAAACAAGTGGAGACTAGATTTGGTAGACTTTTGGATTCGCTATAG
- the rfaD gene encoding ADP-glyceromanno-heptose 6-epimerase has product MGMKRVIVTGGAGLIGSNIVRLLNEQGISDILIVDHLGTSTKWKNLRGLEYTDYSEKEEFLQKVQTTDILKDYSHIFHLGACSSTTETDASYLIRNNYEYTKILAEESLRKKIHFLYASSAATYGDGQFGYDDKAPIHSLKPLNMYGYSKHMFDLYALKKGFLDKITGVKYFNIFGFGEAHKEDMRSVVLKGYEQISSEGKLRLFKSYRPDYKDGEQKRDFLYVKDAAKISLYLLENRKFGLYNVGRGQAETWKSLASALFKAMGKPENIEYMEMPESLKAKYQYYTKAETQKLISSGYKEGFTDLETAIADYVNLLRKEE; this is encoded by the coding sequence ATGGGAATGAAGCGAGTCATCGTTACCGGCGGGGCCGGACTGATCGGAAGTAATATAGTAAGACTTCTAAACGAGCAAGGGATTTCGGACATACTTATCGTAGACCATTTAGGTACGAGCACCAAATGGAAAAACCTAAGAGGTTTAGAATATACTGATTATTCCGAAAAAGAGGAATTCCTACAAAAAGTCCAAACCACGGATATTTTAAAAGATTATTCTCATATTTTCCATTTGGGCGCCTGTTCATCCACAACGGAAACGGATGCTTCTTATTTGATCCGAAACAATTACGAATATACGAAGATCTTAGCCGAAGAGTCTTTACGTAAAAAGATACATTTTTTATACGCTTCTTCGGCAGCTACATACGGAGACGGGCAATTCGGATACGACGATAAGGCTCCGATCCATTCTCTCAAACCGTTGAATATGTATGGTTACTCAAAACATATGTTCGATCTATACGCATTAAAGAAAGGGTTTTTAGATAAGATCACCGGAGTGAAATACTTCAATATTTTCGGATTCGGAGAAGCTCACAAAGAAGATATGAGATCTGTAGTATTAAAAGGATACGAACAGATCTCCTCCGAAGGAAAGTTAAGATTATTCAAGTCCTATCGTCCCGACTATAAGGATGGGGAGCAAAAGAGAGACTTCCTATACGTAAAAGATGCGGCAAAGATCAGCTTGTATCTTTTAGAAAACCGTAAATTTGGATTATATAATGTGGGAAGAGGACAAGCTGAGACTTGGAAATCGCTTGCTTCCGCATTATTTAAGGCAATGGGAAAACCGGAGAATATAGAATATATGGAAATGCCTGAGAGTTTAAAGGCAAAATACCAATACTATACGAAAGCGGAGACCCAAAAACTGATCTCAAGCGGTTATAAAGAAGGATTTACCGATCTGGAAACTGCGATTGCGGATTACGTGAATTTGCTGAGAAAGGAAGAATAG
- a CDS encoding ArsR/SmtB family transcription factor has translation MAAQKLEIKKTHLDSTIRGLKAVAHPDRLKILLHLSRKEHSVGELVDALGISQSAASQHLSKMKEAGYLGSKKVSNQVFYSIKDAKFKAFAKSLLQIFSK, from the coding sequence ATGGCAGCCCAAAAGTTAGAAATTAAAAAAACTCATCTGGATTCTACCATCCGCGGACTTAAAGCAGTAGCTCATCCTGACAGATTAAAAATCCTTCTCCATCTTTCTAGAAAAGAACATAGCGTTGGAGAACTTGTAGACGCACTTGGTATCAGCCAATCAGCTGCATCTCAACACTTAAGCAAAATGAAAGAAGCAGGATACCTAGGAAGCAAAAAAGTTTCCAACCAAGTATTCTACTCCATCAAAGACGCAAAATTCAAAGCATTCGCAAAATCTTTACTTCAGATCTTTTCTAAGTAA
- a CDS encoding SDR family NAD(P)-dependent oxidoreductase → MEITNKTAVITGSAGGLGKEMALHFAKLGANIVLSDISADKLAGAKKEIEALGAKVIAVPTDVSKEKDAVELMEQAVSAFGSVDIAVLNAGILRDGLLIKADKQTGKVASKMSLAEWQAVIDVNLTGVFLTGREAAVQMVNNGTKGVIIPIASVSMHGNPGQTNYSAAKAGVAAMTKLWAKELSRYGIRVAGIAPGFIATEMVMKDMNPEALKKWEALIPIGRLGRPDEIASTAVFIAQNDLVDGVVLEISGGVKI, encoded by the coding sequence TTGGAAATCACAAATAAAACTGCCGTAATCACCGGTTCCGCCGGAGGTTTAGGCAAAGAAATGGCCCTTCATTTTGCGAAATTGGGAGCCAATATCGTTCTATCGGACATCTCCGCTGACAAACTTGCCGGTGCTAAAAAAGAGATCGAAGCATTAGGCGCAAAGGTAATCGCAGTTCCGACAGACGTTTCTAAGGAAAAAGACGCCGTAGAGCTGATGGAACAAGCCGTTTCCGCTTTCGGATCGGTAGATATCGCAGTTTTGAACGCAGGGATATTGAGAGACGGTCTCTTAATAAAAGCTGATAAACAAACCGGTAAAGTAGCCTCCAAGATGTCTTTAGCAGAATGGCAGGCGGTGATCGACGTTAACCTGACTGGAGTTTTCTTAACAGGTAGAGAAGCGGCGGTCCAAATGGTAAATAACGGTACAAAAGGGGTAATCATCCCTATCGCTTCCGTTTCTATGCATGGTAACCCTGGTCAAACCAACTATTCCGCAGCAAAAGCGGGTGTCGCAGCCATGACCAAGTTATGGGCCAAGGAACTTAGCCGTTACGGTATCAGGGTCGCAGGTATAGCGCCCGGTTTTATCGCTACTGAAATGGTAATGAAAGACATGAATCCGGAAGCTCTCAAAAAATGGGAAGCTCTTATCCCGATCGGTAGATTGGGTAGACCGGATGAAATTGCAAGTACTGCGGTATTCATCGCCCAAAACGATCTGGTAGACGGAGTCGTTTTGGAAATTTCCGGAGGGGTCAAAATTTGA